The Lujinxingia vulgaris genome includes a region encoding these proteins:
- the rsmA gene encoding 16S rRNA (adenine(1518)-N(6)/adenine(1519)-N(6))-dimethyltransferase RsmA has protein sequence MADTSQKHPSQALTPGDLLRSFGQRTKKQFGQHFLVDPSILQEIVRCAGLKPGDAVIEIGPGCGTLTLTMLQAGATVDSIEIDRDAVEFLQEALPQEWGFTLHPGDALKTDMAAIVGSRPGPWKAVANLPYNVGTEVTFRLFELRETIGSMTLMYQREVARRMVAKAGDDDYGALSLMVELYADAEIVMSLPPGAFVPPPKVHSAVVNFKMLPKTRIEDEERRAFFERVVKSAFQARRKTLPNGLKALKLPKDQVVAAIESAGLSPKVRPERVGFEAFLAVADALRG, from the coding sequence GTGGCTGATACATCGCAGAAGCATCCTTCGCAAGCGCTGACGCCGGGCGATCTCTTACGTTCGTTTGGGCAGCGCACCAAGAAGCAGTTCGGGCAGCATTTTCTGGTGGACCCGAGCATTCTTCAGGAGATCGTGCGTTGTGCGGGGCTCAAGCCCGGCGACGCGGTGATCGAGATCGGGCCCGGCTGCGGCACGCTCACCCTGACGATGTTGCAGGCGGGGGCGACGGTGGACTCGATCGAGATCGACCGCGACGCGGTGGAGTTTCTGCAGGAGGCGCTGCCGCAGGAGTGGGGCTTTACGCTGCACCCGGGCGATGCGCTGAAGACCGATATGGCGGCGATCGTGGGCAGTCGCCCCGGGCCCTGGAAGGCGGTGGCGAACCTCCCCTACAACGTGGGCACCGAGGTGACGTTTCGGCTCTTTGAGCTGCGCGAGACGATCGGCTCCATGACCCTGATGTACCAGCGGGAGGTGGCGCGGCGCATGGTCGCAAAGGCGGGTGATGACGACTACGGCGCGCTGAGTCTGATGGTGGAGCTTTATGCCGATGCCGAGATCGTGATGAGCCTTCCGCCGGGGGCCTTTGTGCCGCCGCCGAAGGTGCATAGCGCAGTGGTGAACTTTAAGATGTTGCCGAAGACGCGCATTGAGGATGAGGAGCGACGTGCGTTTTTTGAGCGCGTGGTGAAGTCGGCGTTTCAGGCGCGTCGCAAGACCCTGCCCAACGGGCTTAAGGCTCTAAAACTCCCCAAAGATCAGGTCGTGGCGGCGATCGAGTCGGCCGGGCTCTCGCCGAAGGTGCGGCCGGAGCGGGTGGGATTTGAGGCGTTTCTGGCGGTGGCCGACGCGCTCAGGGGCTGA
- a CDS encoding matrixin family metalloprotease has translation MIMPYSRHIALLGLLAIALPACTHEEAWEEEPLVEEEVPLSNNFRRTMTCEPDLGLPCNGYPQIPVVWPSLTVPYHINEVGSPNLHPDQNTIPAELEQDIVSAFDAWNAPDCSEFTLEYQGTTVFQAGFDDTPPVDNLNVFVFQDESWPTRNGQAIALTTVTYRMTDGQILDADIEMNGADYVFTNSENGEAGTMDLRNTLTHEVGHFLGLDHAPNPDTTMYATAREGEIEKRDLHPGDIEGLCTIYPLGTPDVTPPSQPEQQGGICSLVAPDQPDHSALFAGALFALGLIWRRRRARR, from the coding sequence ATGATCATGCCTTATTCGCGTCACATCGCCCTGCTGGGCCTGCTCGCCATCGCCCTGCCCGCCTGCACCCACGAAGAGGCCTGGGAAGAGGAGCCCCTCGTCGAAGAAGAGGTCCCGCTCAGCAACAACTTCCGCCGCACCATGACCTGCGAGCCGGATCTGGGGCTTCCCTGCAATGGCTACCCGCAAATCCCCGTCGTATGGCCCTCCCTCACCGTTCCCTACCACATTAACGAGGTGGGCTCGCCGAACCTGCACCCTGACCAAAACACGATCCCGGCAGAGCTCGAACAGGATATTGTCAGCGCTTTCGATGCGTGGAACGCGCCCGACTGCTCCGAGTTTACTCTGGAATACCAGGGCACGACGGTGTTCCAGGCCGGCTTTGACGACACGCCACCGGTCGACAATCTCAACGTCTTCGTCTTTCAGGATGAGTCCTGGCCGACAAGAAACGGGCAGGCCATCGCACTCACCACGGTGACCTACCGGATGACCGACGGTCAGATCCTCGATGCCGACATAGAGATGAACGGCGCCGACTACGTCTTCACCAACAGCGAGAACGGCGAAGCCGGCACCATGGATCTCCGCAACACCCTCACCCACGAAGTCGGCCACTTCCTGGGGCTGGATCACGCCCCCAACCCCGACACCACCATGTACGCCACCGCCCGCGAGGGCGAGATCGAAAAACGCGATCTGCACCCCGGCGACATTGAGGGGTTGTGCACAATTTACCCCCTGGGTACCCCCGACGTGACCCCGCCCTCACAACCTGAACAGCAGGGCGGCATCTGCTCGCTGGTCGCTCCTGACCAGCCCGACCACAGCGCCCTTTTCGCCGGCGCGCTCTTTGCCCTGGGCTTGATCTGGCGCCGCCGCCGGGCCCGCAGATGA
- a CDS encoding cyclic nucleotide-binding domain-containing protein — protein MTEKIAETIQESPLFKHLNDADVKALISASDLKIFQPGERIIEEDQNVDSLYIVLTGRIRVWTNGPAGEVELKTMGPGAYFGEVSLMSGNTATATVEVKTGPAQVVAIGKQALLAVVERDEKIRKMLQGVTLARAKDTIGKVFK, from the coding sequence ATGACCGAAAAGATTGCCGAAACCATCCAGGAGAGCCCCCTCTTCAAGCATCTGAATGATGCCGACGTTAAGGCACTCATCAGCGCCAGTGATCTCAAGATCTTCCAGCCTGGCGAGCGCATCATCGAAGAGGATCAAAACGTCGATAGCCTCTACATCGTCCTCACCGGCCGCATCCGCGTCTGGACCAACGGTCCCGCCGGCGAGGTCGAGCTCAAGACGATGGGCCCCGGCGCCTACTTCGGCGAGGTCTCTCTGATGAGCGGCAACACCGCCACGGCCACCGTCGAGGTGAAAACCGGTCCGGCCCAGGTGGTCGCCATCGGCAAACAGGCGCTGCTCGCGGTGGTCGAGCGCGACGAGAAGATCCGCAAGATGCTCCAGGGCGTCACCCTGGCGCGCGCCAAAGACACCATCGGCAAGGTCTTCAAATAA
- a CDS encoding PilZ domain-containing protein, whose product MTEQRKQQRVDCDMILNKIESGHTNICRATDVSLGGIRLERVAEAYRSDGESVQLQFALPGEEEPIWVAGTKVYDADGQVGVRFTNISHGHFVKLRAWLRAQSISEGLPEFSI is encoded by the coding sequence GTGACGGAGCAACGCAAACAGCAGCGCGTGGACTGCGACATGATCCTCAACAAGATCGAGTCCGGACACACCAACATTTGTCGGGCAACCGATGTGTCGCTGGGGGGCATTCGGCTGGAGCGGGTTGCCGAGGCGTATCGCAGTGATGGCGAGTCGGTGCAGCTGCAGTTTGCACTGCCGGGGGAGGAGGAGCCGATCTGGGTGGCGGGCACGAAGGTTTATGACGCCGATGGTCAGGTGGGCGTGCGCTTTACGAACATCTCGCACGGTCATTTTGTGAAGTTGCGGGCCTGGCTGCGGGCGCAGTCGATCTCGGAGGGGCTTCCGGAGTTTTCGATCTAA
- a CDS encoding S8 family serine peptidase: MMRPTRPLKRRLAPASATFAGLALFLGLSGVATAQDAPNISPAAPWQACLDGATPSTQNVPGVDISNLDTIPADLDILDTNPAFDEVVLDFDDDLSNEEILAFTRAKGLSAELNSPFSDDENVFVARVEEGAAPYVKDCLAQSAPSGWLESVEENIEYRAYFVPDDPLYQFQWNFEQVGAEEAWKVSTGRDVVVAVIDTGVTVADDANRGIKVGKDLQGIATVPGYDFVDKTDFVYDGHGHGTHVAGTIAQATNNGYGVAGLAFESKIMPLRVLNSRGFGSVADIADAVRFAADNGAQVINMSLGGPLPSLVLKRAVDYAHKKGVTVVAAAGNGGKRSPSYPAAYNHAFAVAATQFDQRTTFYSQWGSYVDIAAPGGNTRIDQNGDGRPDGIMQETHPAGQTSKHEFALYMGTSMASPHVAAAAALVIANGITHPDKVQKVLQKAADTSMREKYDSEEEYRERYGAGLLQADKAVKQSATDQGTTRYGGALLLVLLTAFGLRRRDMMGRLPDHLPLVATSAAVVAGGLFFIPLLVPAGGALGFVANVIGRPLAEANVLVSGLGAHQNPLLASFLIPLVAYAFLGGHRVGRALAGGIALGMAGFSLTEAFQLTSDVSWIPGMNILDRVWLAVNGLLSLAIGFFGLKRD, encoded by the coding sequence ATGATGCGACCGACACGCCCCTTAAAACGCCGCCTCGCGCCGGCATCTGCCACCTTCGCCGGCCTCGCCCTCTTTCTGGGCCTCAGCGGTGTCGCCACCGCGCAAGACGCCCCCAACATCAGCCCGGCCGCACCCTGGCAGGCCTGCCTCGATGGCGCGACGCCCTCCACCCAGAACGTCCCCGGCGTCGACATCAGCAACCTCGACACCATCCCGGCCGACCTCGACATCCTCGACACCAACCCGGCCTTCGATGAGGTCGTCCTCGACTTCGACGACGATCTCTCCAACGAAGAGATCCTCGCCTTCACCCGGGCAAAGGGCCTGAGCGCCGAGCTCAACAGCCCCTTCTCCGACGATGAAAATGTCTTCGTCGCCCGTGTCGAAGAAGGCGCCGCTCCCTACGTCAAAGACTGCCTCGCGCAGTCGGCGCCCTCCGGCTGGCTGGAGAGCGTCGAAGAAAACATCGAATACCGCGCCTACTTCGTCCCCGACGACCCCCTCTACCAGTTTCAGTGGAACTTTGAGCAGGTCGGCGCCGAAGAAGCCTGGAAAGTCTCTACCGGCCGCGACGTTGTGGTCGCCGTCATCGACACCGGTGTCACCGTCGCCGACGACGCCAACCGCGGCATCAAGGTTGGCAAAGATCTTCAGGGCATCGCCACCGTCCCCGGCTACGACTTCGTCGACAAGACCGACTTCGTCTACGACGGGCACGGCCACGGCACCCACGTCGCCGGCACCATCGCCCAGGCCACCAACAACGGCTACGGCGTCGCCGGTCTGGCGTTTGAATCCAAGATCATGCCCCTGCGCGTGCTCAACAGCCGCGGCTTTGGCTCGGTGGCCGACATCGCCGACGCGGTGCGTTTTGCCGCCGATAACGGCGCGCAGGTCATCAACATGAGCCTGGGCGGCCCGCTGCCCAGCCTGGTGCTCAAGCGCGCCGTCGACTACGCCCACAAAAAAGGCGTGACCGTCGTGGCCGCCGCAGGCAATGGCGGAAAGCGCTCGCCGAGCTACCCGGCGGCCTATAACCACGCCTTCGCCGTGGCCGCCACCCAGTTCGACCAGCGCACCACCTTCTACTCCCAGTGGGGATCCTACGTCGACATCGCCGCCCCCGGCGGCAACACCCGCATCGACCAGAACGGCGACGGACGCCCCGACGGCATCATGCAGGAGACCCACCCCGCCGGGCAGACCTCCAAGCATGAGTTCGCCCTCTACATGGGCACCTCCATGGCCAGCCCCCACGTCGCTGCGGCCGCCGCGCTCGTGATCGCCAACGGCATCACCCACCCCGATAAAGTCCAAAAAGTCCTGCAGAAAGCTGCCGATACCTCCATGCGCGAGAAGTACGACAGCGAAGAAGAGTACCGTGAGCGCTACGGCGCCGGACTGCTTCAGGCCGATAAAGCCGTCAAGCAGTCCGCCACCGACCAGGGCACCACCCGCTACGGCGGCGCCCTGCTCCTGGTGCTTCTCACCGCCTTCGGCCTGCGCCGCCGCGACATGATGGGACGCCTCCCCGATCACCTGCCGCTGGTCGCCACCAGCGCTGCGGTCGTCGCCGGTGGCCTCTTCTTCATCCCGCTGCTCGTCCCGGCCGGTGGTGCCCTGGGCTTTGTCGCCAACGTCATCGGCCGCCCCCTGGCCGAGGCCAACGTGCTCGTCTCCGGCCTGGGTGCCCACCAGAACCCGCTGCTCGCCAGCTTCCTCATCCCGCTGGTGGCCTACGCCTTCCTCGGCGGTCATCGCGTCGGTCGCGCCCTCGCCGGCGGTATCGCCCTGGGGATGGCCGGCTTCAGCCTCACCGAAGCCTTCCAGCTTACCTCCGACGTCAGCTGGATCCCGGGCATGAACATCCTCGACCGCGTCTGGCTCGCCGTGAACGGCCTGCTCAGCCTGGCCATCGGCTTCTTCGGCCTCAAGCGCGATTGA
- a CDS encoding cyclic nucleotide-binding domain-containing protein — protein sequence MVQIRLLDLLNTIDDAVESQEHARALQLILANWYNLPDPSPLRERTAVILATVGRKREAVEVYTLAARHYANAGFPTRAIAAIKQMHALNPASTELLDHFATLYSVRSPYLENGRPQPSFPQPAGNLSTQVHGAEPDLDELFERVLERATDPDGTAERPGSLPALPLLSVLPPDALRRVLDFVDYEIFPDAQIVFEPSQKSADLIWTVSNDLAVSDGPKTFRIPAGSLLGLNAFGGSERAPRYRVLSERGSECLRLAQSAIGKLNDELPDFLNRLATLRRHTLTEGLLDRHELFTHLSPDERARVVGRFTGLTLDSGTLCVRQGRPSPGLFILLDGKVDIVRKDDDWEITVATLSTGEVVGEVGLVASDQATATVVCTSPGHALFLAREDFEVLAAEHPPIAQFTARLARERLEAIESTLSAQDLAEVP from the coding sequence ATGGTGCAAATCCGCCTCCTCGACCTGCTCAACACCATCGATGACGCCGTCGAGTCTCAGGAGCACGCCCGCGCGCTCCAGCTCATCCTGGCCAACTGGTACAACCTCCCCGATCCCTCGCCACTGCGAGAGCGCACCGCGGTGATCCTCGCCACGGTGGGCCGAAAGCGCGAGGCCGTTGAGGTCTACACCCTGGCCGCTCGCCATTACGCCAACGCCGGCTTCCCCACCCGCGCGATCGCTGCCATCAAGCAGATGCACGCGCTCAACCCGGCCTCCACCGAGCTCTTGGACCACTTCGCCACGCTCTACTCGGTGCGCAGCCCCTACCTGGAGAACGGCCGCCCCCAGCCGAGCTTCCCCCAGCCCGCCGGCAACCTCTCCACCCAGGTCCACGGCGCGGAGCCCGACCTCGACGAGCTCTTCGAGCGCGTGCTCGAGCGCGCCACCGACCCCGACGGCACCGCCGAGCGCCCCGGCAGCCTCCCGGCACTTCCCCTGCTCAGCGTGCTCCCCCCCGACGCGCTGCGCCGCGTGCTCGACTTCGTCGACTACGAGATCTTCCCCGACGCCCAGATCGTCTTTGAGCCCTCCCAGAAGTCCGCCGATCTCATCTGGACCGTCAGCAACGATCTCGCCGTGAGCGATGGCCCCAAAACCTTCCGCATCCCGGCCGGCTCTCTGCTCGGCCTCAACGCTTTCGGCGGCAGCGAGCGCGCCCCCCGCTACCGCGTGCTCAGCGAACGCGGCAGCGAATGCCTGCGCCTTGCCCAGAGCGCCATCGGCAAGCTCAACGATGAGCTCCCCGACTTCCTCAACCGCCTGGCCACACTGCGCCGCCACACCCTCACCGAAGGCCTCCTCGATCGCCACGAGCTCTTCACCCACCTCAGCCCCGACGAGCGCGCCCGGGTCGTCGGTCGCTTCACCGGCCTGACCCTCGACAGCGGCACCCTCTGCGTGCGCCAGGGACGCCCCAGCCCCGGCCTCTTCATCCTCCTCGATGGCAAAGTCGACATCGTGCGCAAAGACGATGACTGGGAGATCACCGTCGCCACCCTGAGCACCGGCGAAGTCGTTGGCGAGGTGGGGCTGGTGGCGAGCGACCAGGCGACGGCGACGGTGGTCTGCACCTCTCCTGGCCACGCCCTCTTTCTGGCGCGCGAAGACTTCGAGGTTCTGGCCGCCGAACACCCGCCCATCGCGCAGTTCACTGCGCGCCTGGCCCGCGAGCGCCTCGAAGCCATCGAGAGCACCCTCTCGGCCCAGGATTTGGCCGAGGTCCCCTGA